Genomic segment of Aliarcobacter trophiarum LMG 25534:
TCATTCTATAAGTTAATTCAACTAAAAATTCAGAAGAACTTTTTATACCATTTCCTCTTCTTAAGTTTTCACTTATCTCTGTTACAGATAAAATATCCTTTCTACTTGTAGAGATTATTAAAGAAGAGGAGATAAAGATACGAATAGAGATCATCTTCTCTGGTTTTGAATTTGGTTCTAAATTCACACCTCGTAAAGCAATCAGTAAAGCATCATTTAAAACAATAGTTCGTGGTCTTGTTTCATCTGTTAAAAGTGCTTCAACGGCAACAGAGTCAATGTTACTATATTTTCTAATCCACTCTTTTGCCTCTTTAGTAGTATAATCAAAATGCAACCACAAGATTTCATTATTTTTTTGTAGCTTAGATAAATTTTCATACTTAAACTCTTTGGCAGTTCCATCTTTTTCTATTAAAAAACCTTGAAATGGTCTCATCTTTTACCTTTTTTAACTTAATCTTATCTCTGTTAAGCTCTTATTTTCCAAATTATAAACCTTTGAAGCTAATTTTTCTATAAAGATTTTATCATGAGAGACTATTACCATTGATTTATCTATTTTGTTTAAAATATCTAAAATTAAATTTTCACTCTTCTTATCTAAAGCATTTGTAGGTTCATCTAAAAGTAGTATTTTTGGCTCTTTTATCAAAATTGCCGCAAGTGCTACAATCTTTTGCTCACCTCCACTTAAATCATAAATCACTCTATTCTCAAGATACAAAATATCTAATCTTTTTAACATCTCAATACTTTTTTTATATGCTTCCTCTTTTTTTATACCCAAAGTTAGTAAAGAGAACATAATATCTTCAATAACAGTAATACATAGAAAAAAACTACTTACATCTTGTGGTAAATAACCTATTTCATCCCTATATTTTTCAAAATCGTTTTGATATTTTATTTTATTATGGAAAATTTCTATCTCACCATTTGTAGCAATTTTTAAGCCAGCAATTATTTTAAGAAGTGTTGATTTTCCAACACCATTTTGTCCAACAATAGCGATCTTCTCTTTATGGTCCAAATCAAAATTTATATCCTCTAATATATACTTATCACCTTTTTTATATGATATGGATCTTAAATTTAACGAACAACTCATGAACTAACCTTTATAAAAAATAGAACTATAAAAAGAGATAATAAAAGTAAATCTGTAACTTTTAAACTAGCCTCACAATTTAGAAATATCTCATCTTTAAAGCCTCTTAAAAGAAAACTCTCTTTTAAACTATTTGTTTTTGATACTGTTTTTATAAACAAAACTCCAAATATATTTCCATAAGTTTTATATGTAAAAATATCTATTTTGGGCTTAAAGTTCCTAGCTTTTAAAGAGTTCTTAATATTTTTTAACTCAATATTTAACTCAAAAATCAACCTTACAGTAAAATATAGAGTTGAAACAAATTTTTTTGGAAATCTCAAGATTTTAAACCCTTTAACAATATCAAATCCATTTGAAGAGAAAAATAGTAAAAGGTTAAATAAAATTATTAGATTAACTTTAAGAAATAGATTTATCGCTTCATATATATTTGTCTCAAAATATAAAAAAATGGATAAAACCACTATAAAGAAATTCAAAAGGAGCAGTTTTCTTACAATTTTTAAAAATATTTTATAGTTTAAAAATATCAAAAAAACCGCAGGAACAAAGAAAAGTAACTCAACTCTTGAAAAACTTACAATTAAGCTAAACAATATGGAACAAATAAGAGAAATTGCTGGATTTAATTTCAAGTTTTAAATCTTTTTATTAAAATAAAAATTAGAAAAATCAAAAATAATCCAAAAGCTATTTTTAAAAATTCAAAGTAGTTTAATTGCTCTTCTAAAACCTCTATTCTATGTTTTAAAATACTATTTTCTTCTATTAATTGTTCTAACTCTTTACTGT
This window contains:
- a CDS encoding ABC transporter ATP-binding protein codes for the protein MSCSLNLRSISYKKGDKYILEDINFDLDHKEKIAIVGQNGVGKSTLLKIIAGLKIATNGEIEIFHNKIKYQNDFEKYRDEIGYLPQDVSSFFLCITVIEDIMFSLLTLGIKKEEAYKKSIEMLKRLDILYLENRVIYDLSGGEQKIVALAAILIKEPKILLLDEPTNALDKKSENLILDILNKIDKSMVIVSHDKIFIEKLASKVYNLENKSLTEIRLS
- a CDS encoding energy-coupling factor transporter transmembrane component T family protein, giving the protein MKLNPAISLICSILFSLIVSFSRVELLFFVPAVFLIFLNYKIFLKIVRKLLLLNFFIVVLSIFLYFETNIYEAINLFLKVNLIILFNLLLFFSSNGFDIVKGFKILRFPKKFVSTLYFTVRLIFELNIELKNIKNSLKARNFKPKIDIFTYKTYGNIFGVLFIKTVSKTNSLKESFLLRGFKDEIFLNCEASLKVTDLLLLSLFIVLFFIKVSS